In Stomoxys calcitrans chromosome 2, idStoCalc2.1, whole genome shotgun sequence, the following proteins share a genomic window:
- the LOC106081886 gene encoding delta-1-pyrroline-5-carboxylate dehydrogenase, mitochondrial-like gives MTSKNFNFHARLYALYIGVHEYSSLVLWNSNEININFLPMIFKLFRPNAWKFLRRFSSSVTLECCKVNRSDLDDALKKNYQQPASVPIVIGKDVIYSGDEQLIQMPHNHQRIAAKYYNASRKHIQMAIDQALEVQEKWANTDVNCRLECFQKAVDILMSPLKFAQLMSAIMLAEAKTRQEAERDLGRLIRMMSSTADYLKQLSEFKYHGGTEGLVPKYALRPLEGFVACTGPINTSWRAANLALAPLIMGNVVLWRPPKVCVHSAHLIFSAMMEAGIPAGALQFLPSNYRLFLDTVVRSPYLAGINYAGRLSTLRTLWHDMAIQLANYKCFPRLVGECDSKGYHFVHESADLEKVVDLTINAAFSYSGQRPNCCARLYVPSSMWPQVRCHLEARVACLKIADPTDDESFSSAICRPDIFDDIVEYLKYASSSKGNQIIAGGNFIKSHGYFIEPTIVLCQNPQDRLLIDDIPGPILSVYVYENAHLEGALETLATTQKFGACGSVFVKNEKILPHLQQKLGKTASNLYINNQCSGSSMSHLPLSGNRLSGTNDKNATPYYLLRFAAPQMLEEARGDIAYD, from the exons ATGAcaagcaaaaatttcaatttccatgCTCGACTGTATGCTCTTTACATTGGTGTGCATGAATATTCATCACTTGTACTATGGAATAGTAATGAAATTAATAT aaattttttaccaatgaTTTTCAAATTATTTCGCCCAAATGCGTGGAAATTTCTTCGCCGATTTTCCTCATCAGTCACCTTGGAATGCTGTAAAGTGAATcgctccgatttggacgatgCCTTGAAGAAAAATTATCAACAACCAGCCAGTGTGCCTATTGTTATAGGCAAAGATGTGATTTATTCGGGCGATGAACAGCTCATACAAATGCCCCATAATCATCAACGGATTGCGGCCAAATATTATAATGCCTCAAGGAAACACATTCAAATGGCCATAGATCAAGCTTTAGAAGTACAAGAAAAATGGGCAAATACTGATGTCAACTGCCGTTTAGAATGCTTCCAGAAGGCTGTTGACATTTTGATGTCACCATTGAAATTTGCCCAACTGATGTCGGCCATAATGTTGGCTGAGGCTAAGACACGTCAGGAGGCTGAAAGAGATTTGGGACGCTTGATACGCATGATGTCCTCCACAGCGGACTATTTGAAACAATTGTCGGAATTTAAATACCATGGTGGAACAGAGGGCTTGGTACCAAAGTATGCGCTAAGACCTTTGGAGGGATTTGTGGCTTGCACAGGGCCCATAAACACCAGCTGGAGGGCAGCAAATTTGGCTTTGGCCCCCTTGATAATGGGCAATGTAGTGCTGTGGAGACCTCCTAAAGTTTGTGTTCATTCTGCTCACCTTATATTCAGCGCCATGATGGAAGCTGGCATACCTGCGGgagctttgcaatttttacctTCCAATTATCGGCTTTTTCTGGACACAGTGGTGCGATCACCATATTTGGCTGGCATTAACTACGCTGGACGCCTCAGTACTTTGCGCACTCTATGGCATGATATGGCCATACAATTGGCCAACTATAAATGTTTCCCCCGATTGGTGGGGGAATGTGATAGCAAAGGCTATCATTTTGTACATGAGTCAGCTGATTTGGAGAAAGTTGTGGATTtaacaataaatgcagcttttagcTACTCTGGCCAGAGACCCAATTGTTGTGCCCGCCTATATGTTCCCAGCTCCATGTGGCCGCAAGTCCGTTGCCATCTGGAGGCAAGGGTAGCTTGTTTGAAAATTGCCGATCCCACAGATGATGAGAGTTTTTCCTCGGCCATCTGTCGGCCGGATATTTTTGACGACATTGTGGAATATCTGAAATATGCCAGCAGCAGTAAGGGAAATCAAATCATAGCCGgaggaaatttcattaaatcccATGGTTATTTCATAGAACCCACCATAGTGTTGTGTCAAAATCCCCAAGATCGTTTGTTGATCGATGACATTCCTGGTCCCATTCTCAGTGTTTATGTGTATGAAAATGCCCATTTGGAAGGGGCATTAGAAACTCTAGCAACTACCCAAAAGTTTGGTGCCTGTGGTTCTGTGTttgttaaaaatgaaaaaattctgcCTCATTTACAGCAAAAACTTGGCAAGACTGCCAGTAATTTGTATATCAACAATCAATGCTCTGGCAGCAGTATGAGTCATTTGCCCTTATCTGGCAATCGTTTGTCTGGAACGAATGACAAAAATGCAACACCGTATTACTTGCTAAGATTCGCTGCTCCTCAAATGCTGGAAGAGGCTAGGGGAGACATTGCTTATGATTAG